One Thermoplasmata archaeon DNA window includes the following coding sequences:
- a CDS encoding MBL fold metallo-hydrolase — MRIRWHGHACFELSDGQTVVTDPHDGKYIGIPPPRVKGDIILVSHDHFDHNSVKTVRGTGSRVYDKPGSYEDGKVKILGVPSFHDDVQGQKRGQVVLFKIEMEGLRFVHLGDLGCIPGERELEALGAVDILFVPVGNVFTIDAVRAWEVVTRIQPLVAVPMHYRVGGLSLSIKTVDPFLAEARGKAEIVNVGNEIEFEVPDLPEELTVWVFSL, encoded by the coding sequence ATGAGAATTCGCTGGCACGGCCATGCCTGCTTCGAGCTCTCCGACGGCCAGACTGTGGTTACCGACCCCCACGACGGTAAGTACATCGGCATTCCGCCACCGAGAGTCAAAGGGGACATCATCCTTGTCTCTCACGACCACTTTGACCATAATAGCGTGAAGACAGTGCGGGGGACCGGGAGCAGGGTCTACGACAAGCCCGGAAGCTACGAGGATGGAAAGGTCAAGATTCTCGGGGTTCCATCCTTCCACGACGACGTTCAGGGTCAGAAGAGGGGGCAGGTTGTGCTTTTCAAGATAGAGATGGAGGGCCTCCGTTTCGTCCATCTCGGAGACCTTGGCTGCATTCCCGGCGAGAGAGAGCTTGAGGCCCTCGGGGCAGTTGACATCCTTTTCGTGCCCGTGGGGAATGTCTTCACAATCGACGCTGTCAGGGCCTGGGAGGTCGTGACGAGAATCCAGCCTCTCGTGGCGGTCCCCATGCACTACCGCGTCGGTGGCCTCTCGCTCTCGATAAAGACCGTGGACCCATTCCTGGCCGAGGCTCGTGGAAAGGCCGAAATCGTCAACGTTGGCAACGAAATCGAGTTCGAGGTGCCGGATCTCCCGGAAGAGCTGACGGTCTGGGTCTTCTCGCTCTAG
- a CDS encoding DNA double-strand break repair nuclease NurA, with protein sequence MLPEALRRAAEILERGTREVNPGVPEFGDPRYLPVPFNASGFHAIPETEPSSCVGYVDGGNQEIFHSPDLSVQLVRVCSVLFRGGERVRERVFPAIVEFVSVARAGVEGEDISYSAELIPLDPPFEPFLLDSGSLVFSSCDSSLTNRGFRADISVVGAAARRFAEWVVLSKIIEEELRPGDIAVRDGTLQTAVRNEASSARRAFEAALERGVTLAALAKTSTLFTSTGMSLMAAIEELSHSCGVGSECWYYHPIVQNNHPEHRAEIFACRLHKSSKHVFRAEILREQAKNMSTAEVSRVFAELRGGSRDLSFPGYPYGLVEADRMARVARGEAEVLRALLASALGELGAWERLRRRQSATDAHEILDLI encoded by the coding sequence ATGCTTCCCGAAGCACTAAGGAGAGCTGCGGAGATTTTGGAGAGGGGAACAAGGGAAGTGAATCCGGGCGTCCCGGAGTTTGGGGACCCGCGCTATCTCCCGGTTCCTTTCAACGCGTCCGGCTTCCACGCGATTCCAGAAACCGAGCCATCCTCCTGCGTCGGATATGTGGATGGAGGGAACCAGGAAATCTTCCACTCCCCCGACCTCTCGGTCCAGCTCGTCAGGGTCTGCTCGGTCTTGTTCAGGGGCGGAGAGCGCGTCCGGGAGCGAGTGTTTCCAGCGATTGTCGAGTTCGTTAGCGTTGCGAGAGCGGGCGTGGAGGGTGAGGATATATCCTACTCCGCAGAGCTGATTCCCCTCGACCCTCCTTTCGAGCCCTTTCTCCTGGATAGCGGAAGCCTGGTCTTCAGCTCCTGCGACAGCTCGCTCACAAACCGGGGCTTCCGCGCCGACATCTCTGTCGTCGGGGCGGCCGCGAGGCGCTTCGCGGAATGGGTCGTGCTCTCAAAAATAATCGAGGAGGAACTCCGGCCAGGAGACATTGCGGTCCGCGACGGGACCCTGCAGACCGCAGTCAGGAACGAGGCCTCCTCGGCCCGTAGGGCATTCGAAGCCGCTCTTGAGAGAGGGGTCACGCTAGCGGCTCTCGCCAAGACCTCGACGCTCTTCACCTCTACAGGAATGTCCCTGATGGCGGCAATTGAGGAGCTCTCGCACAGCTGCGGAGTGGGCTCCGAATGTTGGTACTACCACCCTATCGTCCAAAACAACCATCCAGAGCACCGCGCCGAGATCTTCGCCTGCCGGCTCCACAAATCATCAAAGCACGTATTCAGGGCTGAGATTCTCAGGGAGCAGGCCAAGAATATGAGCACAGCGGAGGTTTCGCGCGTCTTCGCCGAGCTCCGGGGGGGTTCGAGGGACCTTTCTTTCCCCGGCTACCCCTATGGTCTGGTGGAGGCCGACCGGATGGCGCGGGTCGCGAGGGGAGAGGCGGAGGTTCTGAGGGCACTCCTTGCGTCCGCGCTGGGCGAGCTCGGAGCATGGGAGAGGCTGCGGAGGCGCCAGAGCGCCACCGATGCCCACGAAATCCTTGATCTCATCTAG